The Lewinellaceae bacterium genome includes a region encoding these proteins:
- a CDS encoding UbiX family flavin prenyltransferase, whose product MKKIVVAVGGSSGAIYAKVLLDKLKELRKQWEAVGVVMSKNACFNWEFELGDRSFENYPFDRYEPNDFMAPFASGSAQYDTMIICPCSMGQMGRIAAGLSTDLVGRAADVMLKERRKLILVPRDTPYNLIHIRNMETITLAGGIICPASPSFYSKPKTFEELAATVTDRVLDLAGFDLDTYRWSESS is encoded by the coding sequence ATGAAGAAAATAGTAGTAGCCGTGGGGGGGTCAAGTGGTGCAATATACGCAAAAGTTTTATTGGATAAATTGAAAGAACTCAGGAAACAGTGGGAGGCTGTCGGGGTAGTGATGAGTAAGAATGCTTGTTTTAACTGGGAATTTGAATTAGGAGATCGCTCCTTTGAAAACTACCCCTTCGATCGTTATGAGCCTAATGATTTTATGGCTCCTTTCGCCTCCGGTTCTGCCCAATACGATACCATGATCATTTGTCCCTGTTCGATGGGGCAGATGGGGAGGATCGCGGCCGGGCTCTCCACTGACCTGGTCGGGCGGGCCGCCGATGTGATGCTCAAGGAAAGGAGAAAACTTATCCTGGTACCTCGTGATACGCCCTACAACCTGATTCATATCCGGAATATGGAAACCATAACATTGGCCGGCGGCATAATTTGTCCCGCCAGTCCGTCGTTCTACAGCAAGCCAAAAACATTCGAGGAACTGGCTGCTACGGTAACAGACAGGGTTTTGGACCTGGCCGGGTTTGATCTGGATACTTACCGATGGAGTGAATCTTCGTGA
- a CDS encoding DUF255 domain-containing protein, whose product MKKFIVGFSVIAFSAVLFAFTPEKNAPEPITPIANETAQVKWYTWDEAIKAAEKSPKKVFVDVYTQWCGWCKKMDQTTFADPKVAAYLNKNFYPVKFDAEQKESINYKNNVLKYRADVGRRGLHELAYALLDGRTSYPSYVYLDEKQDRITISPGYKEAGPFLKELKFISEEHYKTTTYDDYVKKGK is encoded by the coding sequence ATGAAAAAATTTATCGTTGGATTTTCCGTCATTGCTTTTTCAGCTGTATTGTTCGCCTTTACGCCTGAAAAAAATGCCCCTGAACCCATTACTCCAATCGCCAATGAAACCGCTCAGGTAAAATGGTACACCTGGGACGAAGCCATCAAAGCAGCAGAAAAAAGCCCCAAAAAGGTCTTTGTTGATGTTTACACTCAATGGTGCGGCTGGTGCAAAAAAATGGATCAAACCACCTTTGCCGATCCTAAGGTAGCTGCTTACCTCAACAAAAATTTCTACCCTGTCAAATTTGATGCCGAACAAAAAGAATCGATCAACTATAAAAACAATGTCCTGAAATACAGAGCCGATGTAGGCCGCAGAGGCCTGCACGAACTGGCCTATGCACTTTTGGACGGCCGTACCAGTTATCCGAGTTACGTTTACCTCGATGAAAAACAGGACAGGATTACCATCTCTCCCGGCTACAAGGAGGCGGGCCCTTTTCTCAAGGAGCTGAAGTTCATTTCAGAAGAACATTATAAAACAACCACTTATGACGATTACGTCAAAAAGGGTAAATAA
- a CDS encoding transposase: MINEKLVPHLSKGKRGPKCKFGLWRIIQAILYKLKSGSQWRELPLREFFGRFSISWNTVYYYFQKWSKDGSWYRLWTAFLKTFFLFFIVLFLTLFLFDYFDKDIEENIVLLIKKNILGSIIIALLVTIVQIVGLKKFSKEESTEDE, encoded by the coding sequence TTGATTAACGAAAAATTGGTTCCTCACTTAAGCAAAGGCAAACGAGGCCCAAAGTGTAAATTTGGTCTATGGCGAATAATCCAAGCCATATTGTATAAACTGAAATCAGGTTCTCAATGGCGAGAACTTCCCTTACGAGAATTTTTTGGTCGATTCTCAATTAGCTGGAATACAGTTTATTACTATTTCCAAAAGTGGTCAAAAGATGGTAGTTGGTATCGCCTTTGGACTGCATTTTTAAAAACTTTTTTTCTTTTCTTTATCGTTTTATTTCTAACACTTTTTTTATTTGATTACTTTGACAAAGACATAGAAGAAAACATTGTACTACTTATCAAAAAAAATATTCTTGGGTCCATTATTATTGCCCTTTTAGTCACCATTGTTCAAATAGTTGGACTGAAAAAGTTTTCTAAAGAAGAAAGTACAGAAGATGAATAA
- a CDS encoding FKBP-type peptidyl-prolyl cis-trans isomerase — protein sequence MIIEKNVVVNLNYKLQENNAEGSVIEDTGDSPLVFLFGVEQMLPSFEENLEGKKAGDSFAFGLESHDAYGAYEPEYVIPVPKDSFTVNGIIQEDLLVVGNTIPLQDQSGNQMMGTVVEVKEEEVVLDFNHPLAGVNLYFTVQIESIRQATEEELEHGHVHGVGGHPHDGRSMSL from the coding sequence ATGATCATTGAAAAAAATGTTGTCGTCAACCTGAATTACAAGCTACAGGAAAATAATGCAGAGGGAAGTGTAATTGAAGATACGGGGGACTCCCCACTGGTTTTTTTGTTTGGTGTAGAGCAAATGCTGCCTTCCTTTGAAGAGAATCTTGAAGGGAAAAAGGCGGGAGATTCCTTTGCCTTTGGATTGGAAAGCCACGATGCGTATGGTGCTTACGAGCCGGAATACGTTATCCCTGTTCCCAAAGATAGCTTTACAGTTAATGGCATAATACAGGAAGACCTGCTGGTTGTCGGTAATACCATTCCTTTGCAAGATCAGAGTGGCAATCAAATGATGGGTACAGTGGTGGAAGTTAAGGAGGAAGAAGTTGTGCTGGATTTTAACCACCCATTAGCTGGGGTCAATTTGTACTTTACCGTTCAGATAGAAAGTATCCGACAAGCCACTGAAGAAGAGCTTGAACACGGCCATGTACACGGCGTTGGGGGACATCCCCATGATGGCCGAAGCATGTCGCTCTAA
- a CDS encoding AAA family ATPase, producing the protein MNKAVLAELFYKELQKIAFNDLLSPTEQVRSLQQLLNIIFVEITQKEQLQFSTLFTRFAYVGNKYQIPKQLQFFLHRFRNIHPEKDANDSFTPENIFDFGLKVLTEVIEFIFEVKPTPDLLNLVPPSWPDIFRPVGIKAFKKSARVVILDHNPEHEYLLGKDEAIPEEIIKIRYNIPERNENFNPTIKSLAVLFEFPYVLSLIDIEIDESGIYHPRAFVVEPDFLVDVSSIAECFSGNNSIPWTYLLKKFLPFETTTYLMIGNIANFFLDELMNNPKISFQELKTKLFALNPLGFCLFTDRQVKEVVQSVQRHYLTLKMMVTSGFGAEDIQPQYAYLEPSFYSDQYGLQGRLDIFHYDPEGKGKTAIVELKSGKAFMPNVYGISPNHFMQTLLYDLMIKDVFQDKVNPVNYILYSGQEMNPLRFAPASKHHQFDGLQMRNLLVSIEKMISLLGTDQNVPLLEQGAKIFGRLKPGNFPTLKGFTRDEIILFEDVYQRMSDLERKYFISFSGFIAREQLMAKTGVQGIDRMNGQASLWRDRQQEKLDNYAILSHLNLVHNAAGEEEALLSFVKTESTNPLANFRKGDIAVLYPEQEGQTPLSSQLFKCTIVELTSSQVVLRLRAKQFNNAFFSQFDFWNIEHDLLDSSFTGMYRQLFDFAKSSKDKRELLLAQQPPKLLPLDQQILEDDPQMTEEQNEIFMKVHNARDYFLLWGPPGTGKTSVMLRKIVAHIFQHTGENILLLAYTNRAVDEICEAIDSIGPEMQQQYFRIGSRYSTGEKWQKQLLNVKIEDLSSRQALKDLIDRHRIVVGTISSVVGKTELFKLKNFDQVIIDEASQIPEPMLVGILPLFKKFVLIGDHRQLPAVVAQSEEATLVTDKELQSIGLNNLRNSLFERLYLQCIQNDWNHAFAQLSHQGRMHSEIMEFPNHFFYGNSLKVLPENLDKTQKQIRGLKKLTSPANEMESLIVNNRTVFIPTRADESSIINKTNHHEAILAAEVANIFRKLFAAENSLTPECIGIITPYRAQIALIKQALFQLDIEEGLITVDTVERYQGGARRVIIISLCVNELSQLNTLVSLSSEGVDRKLNVAMTRAREHLILLGNEGILRKNHLYNEMIERFTSI; encoded by the coding sequence ATGAATAAAGCTGTACTCGCTGAACTGTTTTATAAGGAACTGCAAAAAATCGCCTTTAACGATCTTTTGTCTCCGACGGAACAAGTCAGGTCTCTCCAGCAGCTTTTGAATATTATTTTTGTTGAAATTACCCAAAAGGAACAACTTCAGTTTTCTACCCTGTTTACCCGGTTTGCCTACGTCGGCAACAAATACCAGATTCCTAAACAACTACAGTTTTTTCTCCATCGGTTTCGAAATATTCATCCTGAAAAAGATGCCAATGATTCTTTTACGCCCGAAAATATTTTTGACTTTGGGTTGAAGGTTCTCACGGAAGTCATTGAATTTATTTTTGAAGTAAAACCAACTCCCGACCTATTAAATCTGGTGCCCCCCTCATGGCCTGATATTTTTCGGCCTGTCGGCATTAAGGCATTCAAAAAAAGTGCCCGGGTAGTGATTTTGGATCATAACCCCGAACATGAGTACCTGCTAGGCAAGGACGAAGCGATTCCCGAAGAGATCATAAAAATCAGGTACAACATTCCTGAAAGAAATGAAAATTTTAATCCGACGATCAAATCGCTGGCCGTTTTGTTCGAATTTCCTTATGTCCTGAGCCTGATCGATATAGAGATTGATGAATCCGGTATTTACCATCCCCGGGCTTTTGTGGTGGAGCCTGATTTTTTGGTAGATGTGTCCTCCATTGCCGAATGTTTCAGTGGCAATAACAGTATTCCGTGGACTTACCTGTTAAAAAAATTCCTTCCTTTTGAGACCACCACCTACCTGATGATCGGAAATATTGCCAACTTTTTCCTGGATGAACTGATGAATAATCCAAAGATCTCTTTCCAGGAACTCAAAACAAAATTATTTGCGCTGAATCCTTTGGGATTTTGCCTGTTTACGGATCGGCAGGTCAAGGAAGTTGTCCAATCGGTACAGCGTCATTATTTAACCTTAAAAATGATGGTGACCTCCGGTTTTGGGGCGGAAGACATTCAACCCCAATATGCTTACCTGGAACCATCTTTTTATTCTGATCAATACGGACTCCAGGGGCGACTGGACATTTTTCACTACGATCCGGAAGGAAAGGGCAAAACAGCGATCGTCGAATTAAAAAGTGGTAAAGCCTTTATGCCAAATGTATATGGTATCAGTCCCAACCATTTCATGCAAACCCTGCTGTATGACCTGATGATCAAAGATGTTTTCCAAGACAAGGTAAACCCCGTCAATTACATCCTTTATTCAGGCCAGGAAATGAATCCATTGAGATTCGCCCCGGCTTCCAAACACCACCAGTTTGACGGATTGCAGATGAGGAACCTCCTGGTCAGCATTGAAAAAATGATATCCCTGTTGGGAACAGATCAAAACGTGCCTTTGCTGGAGCAGGGGGCCAAAATTTTTGGCCGGTTGAAGCCCGGCAATTTTCCCACCCTTAAAGGATTCACCCGGGATGAAATTATCCTCTTCGAAGACGTGTACCAACGGATGAGTGACCTGGAGAGAAAATATTTCATCTCTTTTTCAGGCTTTATTGCCCGGGAACAGCTCATGGCCAAGACAGGGGTTCAGGGTATAGACCGGATGAATGGGCAAGCCTCCCTTTGGCGGGACCGACAGCAGGAAAAACTGGACAACTATGCCATTTTGAGCCATTTGAACCTGGTACATAATGCTGCGGGGGAAGAAGAAGCCTTACTGTCCTTTGTAAAAACTGAATCTACCAACCCCCTCGCCAATTTCCGTAAGGGAGATATTGCCGTTTTATACCCGGAACAGGAGGGCCAAACCCCACTTTCCAGCCAGCTGTTCAAATGCACCATTGTTGAACTGACATCCAGCCAGGTCGTGCTGCGGCTGAGAGCCAAACAATTTAACAATGCCTTTTTCTCCCAATTTGATTTTTGGAATATAGAACATGACCTGCTGGATAGCAGCTTTACGGGGATGTACCGCCAATTGTTTGACTTTGCGAAAAGTTCAAAAGATAAAAGGGAGCTTTTGCTGGCACAACAACCTCCCAAACTCCTGCCATTAGACCAACAAATATTAGAGGATGACCCTCAAATGACGGAGGAACAGAATGAAATTTTCATGAAAGTCCACAATGCCCGTGACTATTTCCTCCTCTGGGGCCCGCCGGGAACGGGAAAAACGAGTGTTATGCTGCGAAAAATAGTGGCCCACATTTTTCAACATACCGGTGAAAACATCCTTTTGCTGGCCTATACCAACAGGGCCGTCGACGAAATATGCGAAGCCATTGACAGCATTGGCCCTGAGATGCAACAACAATATTTCCGCATCGGCTCCCGGTATTCAACAGGAGAAAAATGGCAAAAACAACTCCTCAATGTCAAAATAGAAGACCTATCCTCCAGACAGGCACTGAAGGATCTCATAGACCGACACCGCATTGTAGTGGGTACAATTTCTTCTGTTGTGGGAAAAACAGAACTATTTAAATTAAAAAATTTCGACCAGGTAATAATTGACGAAGCTTCTCAAATCCCTGAACCCATGCTTGTGGGAATATTGCCTTTATTTAAGAAATTTGTGCTCATTGGAGATCACCGGCAATTGCCGGCAGTGGTAGCCCAAAGTGAAGAAGCCACTTTGGTGACGGATAAAGAGTTACAATCTATAGGGCTGAACAATCTGAGGAACAGCCTTTTTGAACGGCTTTATTTGCAATGCATCCAAAACGATTGGAACCATGCCTTTGCCCAGCTGAGCCACCAGGGCCGCATGCATAGCGAGATCATGGAATTCCCCAATCATTTCTTTTATGGCAATAGCCTTAAAGTGCTCCCCGAAAACCTCGACAAAACCCAAAAGCAAATTCGGGGATTGAAAAAATTAACGAGTCCTGCCAATGAAATGGAATCCCTGATTGTTAACAACCGAACCGTTTTTATCCCCACCAGAGCCGACGAATCCAGCATAATCAATAAAACCAATCACCACGAAGCCATCCTGGCTGCCGAAGTGGCCAATATTTTCAGAAAACTTTTCGCCGCCGAAAACAGTCTTACCCCGGAGTGCATTGGCATTATTACCCCTTACCGTGCCCAGATTGCCCTGATCAAG